One region of Cydia pomonella isolate Wapato2018A chromosome 25, ilCydPomo1, whole genome shotgun sequence genomic DNA includes:
- the LOC133531263 gene encoding zinc finger protein 320-like, which translates to MESLNQCHCCLQRPSEKDLMTPYTCLGITEIFSIMIEECFVIKLTPSSNDKSGICEVCLERLREACLFKMQVQRCQAELQERLEGELMVKDEKCLDQPPEHGACSEPSLLSDEECPVPPCKDEPRDELMLHEESLDKPKVSGEETIEEERTSLSSSSEYGALEELAPACSVRFERLHEQPRPVTSHRRPSPVTSHRRPSPVTSHRRPSPVTSHRRPSPAGSEHDLPGDAAAEQQAYTHDTSPTHTPHNSSLITHQQHQIPPQTNQTTYCCDMCSQQFTSKLTLIRHIRTHTHPELTCGVCKETFLSSLLLNKHLRLHSAEKPYVCGECNKRFATKSYLYIHRKSHTGEKPYICKECNMQFGRKQILDRHKRTHSGLKPYKCIECNKKYADKDTLHKHIRNKHAGSGMASYKCIKCNEQFACRENLQMHRRIHLEFVCDYCNKQYTKKCNLIRHIKVHAPQKPQKLFVCQACTKEFSRKEHLDRHYIVTHTGRKAFRCKVCNKQFALKHQLNTHKKLHSEVKPYKCKECDKGFTVKSYLAKHKRTHSGVKPYKCKECDEGFTQKRFLVNHEKVHTAGKKYRCEVFYDQFSEKKKFNSHVKVIHDNIKHNFQFTQKDCFVAYERHDDEQSSSCNERNQQFSQRDSLGTHIRSVIGAQPYSCEECKDQFKLESELERHKKIHTDEHSYECEICETIFFDEISLRKHLETHISRIP; encoded by the exons TTAACACCAAGCAGCAATGACAAGAGTGGTATCTGCGAGGTGTGTCTGGAGCGCCTGCGGGAAGCGTGCCTCTTCAAGATGCAGGTACAGCGCTGCCAGGCCGAGCTGCAGGAGAGGTTAGAGGGAGAACTGATGGTCAAAG ACGAGAAATGCTTGGACCAGCCGCCTGAGCATGGTGCGTGCAGTGAGCCTTCCTTAC TTTCAGACGAGGAGTGCCCGGTCCCGCCGTGCAAAGACGAGCCGCGAGACGAACTTATGTTAC ATGAAGAAAGTTTAGATAAACCGAAGGTGTCGGGCGAAGAAACAATTGAAGAGGAGCGTACGTCGC TGTCTTCATCCAGCGAGTACGGAGCGCTCGAAGAGCTCGCGCCTGCGTGCTCCGTGAGGTTCGAGCGCCTCCACGAACAACCGCGCCCCGTGACGTCACACCGCCGGCCGAGCCCCGTGACGTCACACCGCCGGCCGAGCCCCGTGACGTCACACCGCCGGCCGAGCCCCGTGACGTCACACCGCCGGCCGAGCCCCGCCGGCAGTGAGCACGACCTGCCCGGTGACGCCGCCGCCGAGCAACAAGCCTACACACACGATACGAGCCCTACACACACCCCACACAACTCTAGCTTAATCACACATCAACAACACCAGATCCCACCACAAACGAATCAGACGACCTACTGTTGCGACATGTGTAGTCAGCAATTTACGTCAAAACTTACTTTAATCCGACATATCAGAACACATACACACCCGGAACTTACATGCGGAGTTTGTAAGGAAACATTTCTAAGTAGCTTATTACTGAATAAGCATTTGAGATTGCACTCTGCAGAGAAACCGTACGTGTGTGGAGAATGCAATAAGCGATTTGCAACAAAAAGCTAtttgtatatacatagaaaaagcCACACTGGAGAGAAACCATACATATGTAAAGAATGTAACATGCAATTCGGACGAAAACAGATTTTAGATAGACATAAAAGAACTCACAGTGGATTGAAACCATATAAATGTATAGAATGCAACAAGAAATATGCAGATAAGGACACATTACATAAACATATAAGAAATAAACACGCTGGAAGTGGAATGGCATCATATAAGTGTATAAAATGTAACGAGCAATTTGCATGTAGAGAGAATTTACAAATGCATCGAAGAATTCACCTTGAATTCGTCTGTGACTACTGTAACAAGCAGTACACaaagaaatgtaatttaattagaCATATAAAAGTGCATGCCCCACAAAAACCTCAAAAACTATTTGTGTGTCAAGCATGTACCAAGGAGTTTTCCCGTAAAGAACATTTAGATAGACATTATATAGTGACCCATACTGGACGGAAAGCATTTAGATGTAAGGTGTGCAACAAGCAATTTGCACTTAAACATCAATTAAATACACATAAAAAACTGCATAGTGAAGTCAAACCATACAAATGTAAAGAATGTGACAAAGGATTCACTGTAAAGAGTTATTTAGCTAAACATAAACGAACCCATAGTGGCGTAAAACCATACAAGTGTAAGGAATGTGACGAGGGATTCACACAAAAACGTTTTTTAGTTAACCATGAAAAAGTTCACACCGcaggaaaaaaatatagatgTGAAGTATTTTATGATcaatttagtgaaaaaaaaaaatttaatagtcATGTAAAAGTTATACATGACAATATAAAACACAACTTCCAGTTCACACAGAAGGATTGCTTCGTTGCTTATGAAAGACACGACGATGAACAATCATCCAGCTGTAATGAACGTAACCAGCAATTTAGTCAAAGAGATAGTTTAGGAACACATATAAGGAGTGTCATCGGAGCACAGCCATACAGCTGTGAAGAATGTAAAGATCAGTTTAAATTAGAGTCCGAATTAGAGAGACATAAAAAAATTCATACTGATGAACATTCATACGAATGCGAAATTTGTGAAACGATTTTCTTCGATGAAATAAGTTTAAGGAAACATCTTGAAACACATATATCTAGGATACCATAA